A part of Setaria viridis chromosome 8, Setaria_viridis_v4.0, whole genome shotgun sequence genomic DNA contains:
- the LOC140223569 gene encoding uncharacterized protein, whose amino-acid sequence MDGGSGLNILYAVTLDAMGIDRSRLRPSKAPFHGIVPGKQAMPLGQIDLPVTFRTPSNYRKEVLTFEVVGFRGTYHAILGRPCYAKFMAIPNYTYLKLKLPGPNGVITVGTSFQKVYECDVECCEYAAAITFTGDLVVQLAEGAEDQPDSKQSATSFEATEGVKEVLLDPSSSDGKTVRIGATLSPK is encoded by the coding sequence atggatgggggcagcggcctcaacatcctctacgccgtgaccctcgacgctatggggattgaccgctcccgcctccgccccagcaaggcaccGTTCCACGGCATTGTGCCGGGAAAACAGGCGATGcccctcgggcaaatcgacttgcccgtcactttcaggaccccttccaactataggaaggaggtcctcacctttgaagtggtggggttccgcggaacctatcACGCCATCCTGGGGCGaccatgctacgcgaagttcatggccatccccaactatacctacctcaagctcaagctaccggggcccaacggggtcatcaccgtcggcacgtctttccaaaaggtgtatgagtgcgacgtggagtgctgcgagtacgccgcagccatcaccttcacgggGGATCTGgtggtccagctcgcggagggcgccgaggaccagcccgactccaagcagtcggccacctccttcgaggccaccgaaggcgtcaaggaggtcctcctcgaccccagcagctccgacggcaagaccgtgcggatcggcgctaccctatctcccaaatag
- the LOC117866932 gene encoding tricetin 3',4',5'-O-trimethyltransferase has protein sequence MGSAADMAIADEETCMHALQLVSSAILPMTLRTAIELGLLETLVGASGKALTPKEVAAKLPSKANPAAPSMVDRLLRLLASYKVVSCVVEEAEDGSLCRQYSAAPVCKWLTPNEDGVSMAPFHLLANDKLFMHAWSYMTDAVLEGGSPFNRAFGTPSWFDYAGTDARFNGVFNEAMKQHSVILTKKLLELYTGFDGIRTLVDVGGGLGSTIHAITSRYPTIQGINFDLPHVISEAPAYPDVQVQHVGGDMFEKVPSGDAILMKWILNCWGDNHCAKLLKNCYEALPPHGKLISVECILPVNPDATNSAQGLIGVDVCLLAYSPDGKERYEREFVQLAKGAGFTSVKSTYIYANFWAIEYTK, from the coding sequence ATGGGTTCCGCCGCGGACATGGCCATAGCCGACGAGGAGACATGCATGCACGCTCTGCAGCTAGTGTCGTCGGCCATCCTGCCGATGACGCTAAGAACTGCCATTGAGCTGGGCCTGCTCGAGACCCTTGTGGGCGCCAGCGGGAAGGCTCTCACTCCCAAGGAGGTGGCTGCGAAGCTGCCTTCCAAGGCCaaccccgccgcgccgtccatGGTGGATCGCTTGCTGCGACTGCTGGCGTCCTACAAAGTTGTGTCCtgcgtggtggaggaggccgaggatggCAGCCTGTGCCGCCAGTACAGCGCCGCGCCAGTGTGCAAGTGGCTCACCCCCAACGAGGATGGTGTCTCCATGGCTCCGTTCCACCTCCTCGCCAACGACAAGCTCTTCATGCACGCCTGGAGCTACATGACGGACGCGGTCCTTGAGGGTGGCAGCCCATTCAACAGGGCGTttgggacgccttcctggttCGACTACGCCGGTACTGACGCACGCTTCAACGGGGTCTTCAATGAGGCCATGAAGCAGCATTCCGTCATCCTCACCAAGAAGCTCTTGGAGCTCTACACGGGCTTCGACGGCATCCGCACCCTCGTCGACgttggcggcggcctcggctccACCATCCATGCCATCACCTCCAGGTACCCGACCATTCAAGGGATCAACTTCGACCTTCCCCACGTCATCTCCGAGGCGCCGGCCTACCCCgacgtgcaggtgcagcacgTGGGAGGCGACATGTTTGAGAAGGTGCCCTCCGGCGACGCCATCCTCATGAAGTGGATCCTCAATTGCTGGGGCGACAACCACTGCGCCAAGCTGCTCAAGAACTGCTACGAGGCGCTGCCTCCGCACGGCAAGCTCATCAGTGTCGAGTGCATCCTGCCGGTGAACCCGGATGCCACAAACAGCGCGCAGGGGTTGATCGGCGTCGACGTGTGCCTGCTCGCGTACAGCCCCGACGGCAAGGAGAGGTACGAGAGGGAGTTTGTGCAGCTCGCCAAGGGCGCCGGGTTTACCAGCGTCAAGTCCACCTACATCTACGCCAACTTCTGGGCCATCGAGTATACCAAGTAG
- the LOC117833981 gene encoding tyrosine decarboxylase 1-like, whose amino-acid sequence MGSLPLEAMMPLNPDSFAGESSAVVDFLADYYRNVDKYPVMANTQPGTIRKLLPEAAPELGDSMDRILDDVQRDILPGLTHWQSPSFFAYFPANASTAGFAGEMLSAGLNVVPFVWTASPVATELEQVVVDWMASLLGLPERFHFKGGGGGVLHGSTCEAVVCTLAAARDRALSKLGHEGILKLVVYASDQTHATFQKGASIVGIPPANFRILRTSANSGYGLTATIVQRAIEEDVARGLVPLYLCATVGTTGLGAIDRVRELGHVARRYGTWLHIDAAYAGSAAICPEFQGHLDGAELADSVSMNPHKWFLTNMDCCCLWVANPTTMTDALSTDPEYLKNVGTASNMAETVDYKDWQIALSRRFRAIKLWVVLRRYGAAGMRTHIRRHIQMAEWFEHVVAADERFEVVVPRNFSLVCFRLRPRFMADKAVEALNRDLLAAVNASGRAFMTHFVVDDKFVIRLAVGGSMTEMRHVRAAWELLKEKANNLIATGC is encoded by the exons ATGGGTAGCCTTCCACTTGAAGCCATGATGCCACTGAACCCCGATTCATTCGCTGGGGAGTCCAGTGCCGTGGTCGACTTCCTCGCCGACTACTACCGCAACGTCGATAAGTATCCGGTCATGGCCAACACCCAGCCAGGGACCATCCGTAAGCTTCTTCCGGAGGCAGCCCCGGAGTTGGGCGACTCCATGGATCGCATACTGGATGATGTGCAGCGGGATATCCTCCCCGGCCTCACACATTGGCAGAGCCCTAGCTTCTTTGCCTATTTCCCGGCGAATGCAAGCACCGCAGGGTTCGCCGGGGAGATGTTGTCGGCTGGTCTCAACGTCGTCCCGTTCGTCTGGACGGCGTCACCGGTGGCCACTGAGCTGGAGCAGGTCGTGGTTGACTGGATGGCTAGCCTTCTCGGCCTACCGGAGCGCTTCCACttcaagggaggaggaggcggtgtccTGCATGGGAGCACGTGCGAGGCGGTGGTGTGCACTCTCGCTGCCGCGCGCGACCGTGCACTCAGCAAGCTCGGACATGAGGGCATCCTCAAGCTTGTCGTGTATGCCTCGGACCAGACCCACGCAACCTTCCAGAAGGGCGCGAGCATCGTCGGCATCCCTCCAGCAAACTTCCGCATCCTGCGGACTTCGGCAAACTCGGGATACGGCCTCACCGCCACCATCGTCCAAAGAGCAATCGAGGAAGACGTCGCCCGCGGGCTGGTTCCCCTTTACCTCTGCGCCACCGTCGGCACTACTGGTCTGGGGGCCATTGACCGAGTGCGCGAGCTCGGCCACGTTGCCCGGCGTTATG GAACCTGGCTGCACATCGACGCAGCCTACGCCGGAAGCGCAGCCATTTGCCCGGAGTTCCAAGGTCacctcgacggcgccgagctcgcGGACTCGGTGAGCATGAACCCACATAAGTGGTTCCTCACCAACATGGACTGCTGCTGCCTCTGGGTGGCGAACCCTACCACCATGACCGACGCACTGTCCACTGACCCGGAGTACCTCAAGAATGTCGGCACCGCGTCTAACATGGCGGAAACGGTCGACTACAAGGACTGGCAGATCGCGCTGTCACGCCGCTTCCGTGCCATCAAACTCTGGGTGGTGCTACGGCGCTATGGAGCGGCGGGAATGCGCACGCACATACGGAGGCACATCCAGATGGCAGAGTGGTTCGAGCACGTCGTGGCGGCGGACGAGCGGTTTGAGGTCGTGGTGCCAAGGAACTTCTCCTTGGTGtgcttccgcctccgcccgcggttCATGGCGGATAAAGCTGTGGAGGCCCTGAATCGCGACCTCCTCGCAGCGGTGAATGCAAGCGGCCGGGCGTTCATGACGCACTTCGTCGTGGACGACAAGTTTGTGATCCGCCTAGCCGTGGGTGGGTCAATGACAGAGATGCGGCACGTCCGGGCCGCGTGGGAGCTTCTCAAGGAGAAGGCCAACAACTTGATCGCCACCGGTTGTTAG
- the LOC117833675 gene encoding indole-2-monooxygenase, giving the protein MAAPALAHLYEHASPESLALLFFLFLVAVHLATPRSRTEKLLRKLPSPPFKLPIIGHLHLIGSLPHHSLRDLAKRHGPDVMLLRLGAVPTLVVSSPRAAKAVLRTHDHVFASRPHSAVADVLFYGCTDVGFAPYGEYWRQARKVITTHLLTAAKVRSNRAAREQEVQLVLAKVTAAAAMGIAVDVSKLFSFFANDIVCQAVTGRLPREQGRNQLFRELLETNAKLLGAFNLDDYFPSLARLDLVSAKAVKHRKIWDDLLDSLIDKHKTKPVDGEDEEDFIDVLLSVQQEYGLTRDNVKAILMDMFEAGTDTTYIALDYAMAELMRNPKVMTKLQAEVRGCATKGKELVTEQDLSGMSYLTAVMKESMRLHAPGPLLIPHLSMAEWEVEGYTIPSGTRVIVNAWALGRDSTYWESAEEFMPERFMEEAVDAASDFQGNHFRFLPFGSGRRMCPGINFTTATFEIILANLIYHFNWELLPGSTGVDMSESYGMDVHRKEKLLLIPRMAQDV; this is encoded by the exons ATGGCGGCTCCAGCGCTAGCGCACCTCTACGAACACGCATCTCCAGAGTCCCtagccctcctcttcttcctcttcctcgtcgccgTGCACTTGGCAACACCAAGGTCAAGAACAGAGAAGCTGCTCCGGAAGCTACCGTCGCCTCCGTTCAAGCTCCCGATCatcggccacctccacctcatCGGATCCCTTCCCCACCACTCCCTCCGCGACCTCGCCAAGAGGCACGGGCCCGACGTGatgctcctccgcctcggcgccgtgCCAACGCTCGTCGTCTCCTCCCCACGCGCCGCCAAGGCCGTCCTGCGCACGCACGACCACGTCTTCGCCTCCCGGCCGCACTCCGCGGTGGCCGACGTCCTGTTCTACGGCTGCACCGACGTCGGCTTCGCCCCCTACGGTGAGTACTGGCGCCAGGCCAGGAAGGTGATCACCACCCACCTCCTTACCGCGGCGAAGGTCCGGTCCAACCGCGCCGCCCGCGAGCAGGAGGTCCAGCTGGTTTTAGCCAAggtgacggccgccgccgccatgggcatCGCGGTCGACGTCAGCAAGCTCTTCAGCTTCTTCGCCAACGACATCGTGTGCCAGGCCGTGACGGGCAGGCTCCCCAGGGAACAAGGTCGGAACCAGCTGTTCCGGGAGCTGTTAGAGACGAACGCCAAGCTCCTGGGGGCATTTAACCTGGACGACTATTTCCCGAGCTTGGCGAGGTTGGACTTGGTATCGGCCAAGGCCGTGAAGCACAGGAAGATATGGGATGACCTTTTGGACAGCCTCATCGACAAGCACAAGACCAAGCCGGTCGATggtgaggacgaggaggactTCATCGATGTGCTGCTCTCCGTTCAACAAGAGTACGGCCTGACCAGAGACAACGTCAAGGCAATACTGATG GACATGTTTGAAGCTGGGACGGACACAACCTACATAGCACTAGACTACGCCATGGCTGAGCTGATGCGGAATCCCAAGGTGATGACCAAGCTTCAAGCTGAGGTGCGGGGGTGCGCAACcaaggggaaggaactggtcACTGAACAAGACCTGAGCGGCATGAGCTACCTGACGGCGGTGATGAAAGAGTCAATGCGGCTACACGCGCCGGGGCCTCTTTTGATACCCCACTTGTCCATGGCCGAATGGGAGGTGGAGGGATATACCATACCCTCTGGGACACGTGTAATCGTCAACGCGTGGGCTCTAGGCAGGGATTCCACCTACTGGGAGAGTGCAGAGGAGTTCATGCCCGAGCGGTTCATGGAAGAAGCCGTGGATGCTGCTTCTGACTTCCAGGGGAACCACTTCCGTTTCTTGCCGTTTGGGTCTGGGCGAAGGATGTGCCCGGGTATAAACTTCACCACCGCCACTTTCGAAATCATTCTTGCCAACCTCATCTACCACTTCAACTGGGAGCTTCTGCCGGGGTCGACAGGCGTCGATATGTCAGAGTCGTATGGGATGGATGTGCACCGTAAGGAGAAGCTTCTTCTTATCCCTCGCATGGCTCAGGATGTCTAG